TTGAAAATGAATATATTTTAAAAGAGAAAAAAGAAGAATTAATAGAACTTTTACAATGTGAGCATGAGTTGGATAGAGAACTCTTTATACGAAAATACATTCTGGATGAAGATATCAAAAGCATATGTAAAGAATTTAATTTATCAAAAGGTGCAATTTATAATAGATTATGGCGTACTAAAAATTCACTCATGAAAAAGTTAAATATTTCAAGTGAAGTGGAGGTATCAAAATGAATTTTAATTTAAATGAAGATGATATTTTAATGCTTTTAAATGATATAACTATAAACGAAAATGAATTTAGCGACATGGAATTTAATGAAATTGAAAAGAAAAAAATCTGCAAAAATATTGTTAGTAAAGTAAAACCTAAGAAATCTAAAAGTAAGAGAAATTTTATTGCAGCAGCAGTTATCCTTTTGATAAGTATTTCTTTACTTATATCTCAAAAAAATGTTTTAGCTAATATGATAGAAAAACTTACTGTAATATCTGGTATCGGAGAAGTAAAAATTTCTTCAGATAAGCCAAAAATTCTTAAAAATAGTCTTAAAAAAAATAATATAACCTTAGCTAATATGTATGTAGACAACAATAAAATTATAGTCACTTTAACTATTGAACCAGAAGAACTTAAACCATCTTATTACACTATTAAAGACGAACATGGTAATTTCTACGAACTTAATAGAAGCGACAATCTTGCTCTTATGCCAGATAATCACATAGGTTCATACAAAGCAGAATACCATGGTAAAGTAAAAAAAGCTAATAAATACACTTTAAATATTATAGATAATGATAAAAAACTTACTAAAGCAACTTTTAAACTAAAAAATTCTGATTTTAAAGAAGCTCCTGAAACAAAAATCTTATATACTGCAACTAATGGAATAACTACATTAAATGTTACTTCATTAAAAAAGGAGGGAAATATTTTAAAAGTAGATTATTATTTTACAGATAAATTACCTGATTTTAAATGTAAAACAATTGATACACTTAATTATGGAACCTTTGAAGAAGCTAAACAATGGAGTTTACAAGAATATGGTTTTAAAGAACCAATTAATACAAAATTAATAAATCATAATCCTACAGAAGCTCCTAGTATTATTATTTCTGATGAATATAATAACGCAATATATGGACATAACAATACTAATTATTTAGATCAAGAAAATGAATCTTTATTCGATTTAAGCAAACTCACTGGTAAAAAATTTAAATTAACTGTTTTAAATGTAAATTATCGCATTCAGAATGATGGCAGGAGTAAAAATAACGATTTTAAATTTGAATTAAATGTTCCTAAATCAGGTAAAAGCATATTGAACAAATTAGGTGAATATAAGGGAATTAAATTTAAAATTATTAGTATTGAGCGTTTATCAGATAGTAGTATAGAATTAGTTTACAATTATGTAAATGACAAAAATTCAAAATTGCGAACTTCAACTATGTGGCTTAGCAGCTCTACTTTGGGGGAAAATGGTTGTGATTCTACTAAACCATTTAATGATGATAATACTATTAAGACGATTATGAAGCGAAAAAACATCATAGGTAACAAATTACAATTAAATGAAATGAATGCATTTTTCTCTTCAGTTGGTCCTTTTGAAATAGATATAGATCCGTCAACAATCAAATAATTTTAACTGTTTTTTCTTGAAAACTTAGTTCCTATTTTTTAATAATAATTAAATTTACTTTTTGACAGAATTGAACCTAAATAAATGGGACTGTCGCACTAAAAATAAATCCTACAATATATTCCTTAATGCGACAGCCCCCTTTCTTTTTTAGTATCCTAAAGTATCTTGTATCTTCTCTCTTTCTTTTATATACATACCTCAAAGATTCTTGTCCTTTATTTTTCTACATACTTAATATTGCCTAAATTATCTAACTTTCCTTTATCAATGCCTAATTTCTCTAAACTATTTTTGTTTACATATATTTCTGTTTTACTTGTCATTTTTATTGGCATTTTAGAAATATCTTCTCCTTTTAATACTGCTACTGCCATTTTTCCTGTTTCATAACCTAATTGATAGTAATCAATTCCCACTGTTGCCAATGCTCCAGATTCTACACTTCCCTTTTCTGCTGCAATTATAGGTATTTTAGCATCTAAAGTATGTTTTGCTATTATAGGCATAGATGATACTACTAATTGGTCTGTTGGTACATATAACACATCTATTTTATTTACTAAATTAGTTATAGCATTATTTATTTCATTAGTACTTGTTACTCCTGCTTCTATAATTTCATATCCCTTTGCAGCTTTTTTTAGTTCATTTAATTGTACTCCTGAATTAACTTCACTTGTATTATATATAAATCCTATTTTCTTTGCTTTTGGTACAAGATTCTTTAATAATTTTAACTGGTTTTCTACAGGTAAATAATCTATAGTTCCTGACACATTTTTACCTGGTTTTTCTAGAGAATTAACAAGTCCCGCTTTTATTGGATCAGTAACAGCGCTAATTATTATAGGAGTTTGCTTTGTAGCGTTAAATACACTCTGAGCAGCAGGTGTTCCTATGGCAAAAATCAAGTCTTTTTTATCTGAAGCGAATTTTTTAGCTATAGCTTGGGATACTCCTATATCTCCTTGAGCATTTTTATAATCTATTTTTATATTATCTCCATCTTTATATCCAGATTCCTCAAGAGCTTTCATAAACCCCTTTCTATTATCATCTAATGCTACATATTCTACTATTTGATTTATTCCTATATTCAAAACCTTATCTTTTTTTGTTGTCTTTCCACAGGCTGTTAAAGTTAAAATACTAATCGTTAATAATATTACTGTTATCAACTTTTTCATAATATACATCTCCTTTAATATTTATATTTTTTAAACTGCATATTCAAATTTCTTTAATATATCTTCTACCCTTAGATCTTTCTTTTCTTTCTCATTTAAATCCAATATGATTTTTCCTTTATGTAACATAATGAGTCTATTTCCATAGTTTATAGCATCTCTTAAATTATGAGTTACCATTAATGAAGTTATATTTTTTTGAGTTACTATTTTTTCAGTAATCTCCATAACTTCACCGGATGTTTTTGGGTCTAATGCTGCAGTATGTTCATCTAAAAGTAATACTTTGGGATTATTCACACTGGCCATTATCAATGATAAAACTTGTCTTTGACCTCCAGAAAGATATTTAACTTCTATATCTAACATTTTTTTAAAATCCAGGGATATATCATTTAATAATGATTCCAAATAATCATCTTTATATCTAAGACAATATTTAATATTAGTAAGTTTCCCTTTATTTAAGGCTAAAGATAAATTCTCTCTTACTGTCATAGAAGGACATGTACCTAACTCTGGATTTTGAAATACCCTACTTATAGTTTTAGTTCTTTTATGTTCTGGTAATTTAGTTATATCCACTCCTTTCAAAATAATATTTCCAGAAGTTTCTTTAACAACTCCTGATAATATATTTAGCAAAGTAGACTTACCCGTGCCGTTACTTCCAATTATGCTTACAAAATCTCCCTCATTAATAGTCAAATTTAAGTTATAAAATAATTTATTCTCACCCATATAAGAGTTATGAAAGCTTTTTGATAAATTTTGAATTTCTAACATTTTTAATCCACCTCCAACTTTTTTCTTCATATCTGTTATCAATTTCTCTAAGAGCCAAAAATACTATAATAATTAGTGATGTTATCATCTTCAAATCCACTGTAGTAAGACCTAAAGTCATAGCTAAATATATTGTTCCTTGGTAAATAATTGTCCCCATAATTACCATGCTAGTTTCCTTAATAAATGATTTTCTTTTAATCATAGATGTTCCAATAATTATTGAAGCTATTCCAAGTATCAAAGTTCCTATTCCCATAGAAGCATCACTAAAACCTTGATATTGAGCCATAATTCCCCCTGAAAAAGCTATAAGTCCATTAGATATCATAAGTCCTAGTATTTTAATTTTTCCAACTTCTATCCCCAAAGACTTAATCATTTGAGAATTATCTCCAACTCCTTTTAGTAAATAGCCTAATCCTGTTTTTAAAAATAAATCAATTAAAATTTTAATTAATATTACAATGAATAACATAATCACTAGAGGATTAAAATCATAAAATATATTTTTTTCGCTAAATATTGGAATGTTAGCCTTTCCCATAATTCTTAAATTAAATGAATACAATATTCCCATTACTAAAATTCCAGAAAGCAAATTTGATATTTTAATTTTTACATTAAGTATTCCTGTAAGTAATCCTGCCACTAATCCTCCTATTAAAGCAACTATGCTAGCAGTAATTGGGGACACTCCTTTTGTTAATAATACAGCAACTATAGCAGCTCCTAATGTAAAGCTTCCATCTGCAGACATATCCGGGAAATCTAGTATTTTATAACTTATGTATACCCCCATTACCATGATTGATAAAATTAAACTTTGCATTAATATACTTGATACTACTTCCATAAAATTCTCCTCTCTATTTTTAGGTACAAAAAAGCCACATGTTACCCATGTGGCTTTTAGAAAATACAAATAAATAATATCCCAAAATCGAAAAAGCCACATAGATTATCTATGTGGCTTTCTATATATATTATAGAAAAACTTATCTTAGCCAGCATAGATACAAACCATTCAATTGCACTAACATGCATGAACTGTGGGGTTTGTATCTATGTTAAATTTTAAAGATACAAACCCTATCTAAACTGGCTATTAAAGACTACATTAATTTTTAATGCTAATAGTTTTCCCATAATTATTTCCTCCTAAAACTTTTTTAAAAGTTTATCATGTGAATTTGATTATGTCAAGTGTATTTTATAATATAAAATCCCATTTTTCTCTTCCATTGTCACTTCACCTAAAGCTCTAAGATGTTCCAAATGTGCATGAGCCTCTCCTGCTGCAAACCATTTTTGACTTTTAGGGAAATCATCCCAACCTTTGCTTTTAATATTCCAATGAAGTTCTTTTGTTACTTTTCTTACGGTACAAGCACCAAATTTTCTTAGTACTTCTTTAATTTCATCTAATCTTTCTCGATGGTGAAGGCAAAGTTCATTGATCCTTCTGCGATGATCCTCTATTAAAAATCTGTGAGATGAAAACAAATAATCAATATCCATATTATAAACACATTTTAAATTTTTAAGATATGTTCCTAACATATCACCATATTCAAATCCCCAAAATGTAATATTAGGAGTAATCCTTGCCAAAATATGATCTCCACAAAATAATATTTTATGTTTTTTCTCATAAAGACCAACCATTCCTGGAGTATGACCCTTTAAATCTATAATTTCAAAATTGTATTCTCCAATTTTAATATATTCCCCGGGAATTGCAGGTTTAAAATTTATATAATCCATTGGTCTAAATTTATATCCAGGATTGTCTTCAATCTCTAATGCTTCCTCTTCTAATCCCTGCCACTTTGCTCTTTGAATAGTACCTTTCCACATAGGACCGGATTTTTCTGTACTACCATTTAATAAATCGCCATCTATTTTACTTATATATATAGTAAGACCCATATCTTGAAAGTATGCCGCTAGTCCCGTATGATCTGAATGAAGATGTGTGAGAAAAAGAATAGTATTTTCAGGCTTTAAATCTAATTCTTCAAAGATTTCCATCATACGTTTTTTGTATCTTCACAATTAAATCCTGTATCTATAATCATAGACTTATCTTTTCCCTTAATAATATAAAAATTTAAATATTTCAAGGGACTATTTGGTAATGAAAGTTCTTGTAAATAAATATTTTCATATGTTTCTCTCATTTTTTTCTCCTTCCCAGGTTCTTATTACTTTAGCTGTTATTAGTCTTATTTATGAACAAGACACAACTAATTCTTAAATGAATAGCCCTTTTGCTCATTGCATATGTTATAAATTTATAGGCCATTCATCTCAGCACTAAAATACAAATTATTCTGCCGTGTATATAAATCTTTCTACTACTTTATATTAACTTTAGATAAAGTAATATGCCAACTAAAACTGTGCTTTATTTTTCTCTAAACCATTCCCAATAATTCCTTTATATTTTATAGTATACCCCATATTTAATATCATTTAAATAAAACACTGTTTAATAATATTTTAACTAATAACAAGGGTTATAAAATCACTTAAATGCTATAAATTATGGAATATCCAAACCATAATTTAATCATTTATCCACTATAATTGATGGATTAGTAGATTTACAAAGGAATAAAACTATTTCTAAAATTGTAGAAAATATTATAACTGTAAAAGGTAAAAGTTGTATCTATAAATTTTTAGGTCCTTCTCAACAAAACCATACTCTATTAAATCAAAATGTAAGTAATTTATATGAATTTCTTGAATATAATTAGTAAAGATAGAAATAAATATCACCCACTAAATAATATCCTTATTTTATATGGAGGTGCTTGAATTGAAAAAAATAATAAAAAAAGCTTCTATCGGTGTTCTAACCTTAGGTTTACTTTTAGGTATGGGATTTTCCAATCCTGTTAGTGCTCGTCCTGTATGCGGATGCCCTGATCCTGCTATAGAGAGTTGGAAAATAGATAACTGCAACATACACTATGTTTGCAGAAATTGTGGTTGGAGATGGACATGGAATACTTGTAAGTAAAATTAAAATTTATTTATCTAATGTAAAAAATAAAGAGGATGTTGCATGAAGGAATTTAAATACAATATACTATTTTCGTAAATTTAAAGTTAATACAATATATTGTAGAATTTATTCTCATAGCAATGGCCTCTTTATTTTTAGTTTTAAATTTTACACAATACACAAATTTGTCAAATAATTTTAGTTATTCAATTTTTATGAATTTATTCATTCCATTTCTATCCTTATCAAATAATTTTTCTACCATATTATAAATTTATTCTTTCTTTTAGTTCACTTATTACCTTTTGTTCTTCTTTTTTCAAACTAAAAATATATTTATTAAATTCAGCATATAGATCCTTTTCATACTCATCTTTAAGACTTAAATCTGATATATATTTATATAAAAGAACTATTTCCATTTTGGATAAGCTTTTGAAAAACGTAATATATTCATCTCCAAATAAACAATCAGCATTTAACATATCTAACAAATCTTCTAGGCTTTTAATATTATCTTTAATCAATGAAATTTTATCTTCCACTAAAAAACACTCTCGAATTTCTTCCGTTATCTTTTTAAATTTAGAATTGGCCATTTTTTCACCATCAATATATTCTATCATTTCACTAGGCTCCTCTTTATTAAAGGATATGAATACTTTTTCTAATTTATTTAATTTTATCCTTTCATTTATCAGTAGAGCTATATTTGAAATATCCTTCTTTATATAAATCATCAATTCTGTATTTTTAAGCTCTAAAACTTCTAAGCATATTTTTGCATCCTTTATTAACTCTTCCTTTAATTCTTCTATAGATAGTTCTTCTAACTTATTTTTAATAATCTCTATATCTAAATTATTAATATTAAGGCTGCTTAAACCTTTATTACATATGACTAACCCTAGTGAATTAATAAGTACCAGTTCAAATATATTTATAAGCAACAATTCACAATCTTTATCATAACCCTTTAATAATTTATTAACTTCATCAATATCAAATTTATTACAAAACTCATTTTCTAAACTTAAGTCATATAAATAATTATACACATATTCAATGCCTATAAAGTTCATAGTATCAATGTAAAGCTGATAATCTATTGAACATCCTGGAGTTTCATGAGGTGCAAAAAAATCATCATATTCTTTAAAAAATAGAGAAAAGCCATCATCTACAGTATCATTATAAGAATAGTTATCAACCTTAAGTTTATTTGACCTAACCTTCTTAAATAATTTCTCACATTCTAATTTTTTATTCTTAATTAAATCCTGTCCCATCTTTAACATATCAGATAGACTAGTATGTTTTAATTCTTCTGTTATTAACTCTATATTATTAAAGTTTTTCAAATAAATTCCTATAGTATAATCAATGCATTGTAAAATACTTTCAGCCACCTCTGTCATAACTGAACTACTCTCATCTTTTGTGTAATATTTTAATTTTACTCTTAGAAGCTCCATTCTTTCATAATATATTCTAGCTAAAGTATTATTATTTAGTAACTTGTTCTCATAGCAATTTATTAAAATATCTTTTAAAAAACTTTCCTCACTAAATTTATTCTCTATAGAATAGTTGTACTTTTGAATAGTGTTCCCCATAACTCATCAATCCTTTTCATTATCAAGATTTGTATAGTCCTTAAAACCACTTTTTATATTGTTAGCAATTCTATATAATGCTTTTCCTTCTAAAATTTCTAATGAGCCTTGACAATAGTTATCAAAATTTTCTTTCATAATTTCTATTAATTCATCATCACTTATATAATCTAAAGTTTCATTCTTATAGTTATAAAAGATTTCTACAAGTTCATTTATCGTTTCACTGTAATTATATTGGGATATATATGGTGAATCACGAAATGACGTAATAATTTTGTTTATAATTTGACCATTAAATTCTATTCTTCCGCTTTTTTCAAGCGCTATATTTCTAGTATCAATAATTTCTTTTACATCTTTTTCTGAAAGCTTCAATCCATATTCTCTTGTAATCTCGTTGCACTGAATTATGTCATTAAAAACTTGTCTTTCTAGTAAATTGCTTTGAAATAAATCAATAGAATTTTTCATTTTAAAATTTCCTCCTAAAAGGTATTGACTTTAGTCATTAAATATGTTATTATGAAATTAGTGTATTTTATAATAATCAATTGTACCATTGATGCCTATTTTTGTCAATGTGTTTTATGACGTATAAAAAGAGTATCTTCTATTTTTGAAGATACTCTTCTTTATTTAAATTCCTATAGAATTCTTAAAATCTCTTAATATAAAAGCTTATTAATGGCTTCCATTTACTATCTTAAACCCTCTATTTTTTAACATTATTTCATGTTCTTTATATTTATCACATTCTACCTTTATACAAAGTGATAAGTGTATAGTATCTACATTATTTTTCTTCAACTGACTTATCTTATGCTCCCAATCCTCATCTGAAGTTTTAGTTTTTTTGCAACCAATACAGTAAAAGAAACTACTAAGTACAGGCTTATTATTTTCATATATTTTAAAAGCCGCTGTTGAATCATTATATGCTTTAAAACATCCTGTGCCTGAACATTTTCCAACTAATTTTCTACACGCCATTATCGCTATAGCCATAAATAAAGCTACCTTCCCTTCTAAATAGTTTTAAATCTAATATAAATAGGATCTTCTTGTGCATAAACCGTGCTATCAACTTCATAAATTTCTTTAATAAGCTTAGTTGTTAAAACTTCTTTAGGTTTCCCACTAGCAGCGATTCTTCCTTTATGCATAACATATATCCTATCGCAATAAGCTGCTGCCAAATTTAGATCATGAATAGCTACTAAAACAGTAATACCTAAAGATTTAACTAAATTTAATATTTGAATTTGATATTTTATATCTAAATGATTTGTAGGCTCATCTAATATAAGTAATTCTACTTGTTGAGCTAAGGCACGAGCTAGCAATACTCTTTGTTTTTCTCCTCCTGATAAAGTTGAAAAACTTCTCTTAGCATATTGAATCATATCTACTTTTTCTAACATTTCTCTAACAATTTTATAATCATATTCATTATCCTTTTCCAACATCTTTTTATGAGGACTTCTCCCCATAAGCACCATATCTTCTACTTTAATATCAAAGGCAACATGATTAAATTGACTCACTACACCAAGCTTTGTAGCCATATTTTTTATGGGTATAGTAAAAATATTTTTTCCCTCTAAATATATAGTTCCTAATTTAGGTTTATAAATACGATATACAGTTTTTAATAAAGTAGATTTACCACTACCATTTGGTCCAATAATCCCTACAAATTCTCCTTTTTTAACGCTTATGCATGCATCTTGTACTACAGATTTATTTTTAAATTCTACATTTATATTTTTAATATCTAACTTCATATTTTATTACTCCTCTCCGAAACTATATGCACGCTTTATTATAATGTACATAAAAAATGGAGCTCCTATTGCTGAAGTTATAATGCCTATTGGCATTTCCATATTTTTTAATATAATACGTGATATTACATCTGCCCATACAAGAAAAATGCCTCCTATAAGCATAGCTACAGGCAAGTTCTCTTTATGATTAGAACCAATTAAGCTTCTAGTTATGTGAGGAATTACTAGTCCTATGAAACCTATAATTCCACAACTAGATACCAATGTTCCAGTTAAAACTGCTACTATAATCATATATAATTTTCTATATTTGTTTAAGTCTATTCCTAAAGTTGTAGCAGCTTCATCTCCTAAAAGCATAATATTCATAATACGGCTCTGACATATAAAAAGGATAGCTAAAAATATTACTATTATAGTTGGAAGTAATAAATTATTCCACTTGGCTCCTGTTAAGCTCCCCATAGTCCATTCTGCAATAGAACGTACTGCATTATTATCATTAGTAAGATATATCATCAAACTGGAAAAAGCTGAACATATAAGATGAACAACCATACCAGATAATACTAACTTTATAGGTGTCATTCTTCCCCCTACACTAGATAATCTAAATACCATAATAGAGGCAATTAATGCTCCTATAAATCCCCAAAATGCTAATCCTAAATTTTTAAATGGTCCTATCAAAATATTTTGTCCTAACAATATAAAAAATGTTACTCCAAATGTAGCACCAGAGGAAATACCAAATATATAAGGATCCGCCAAAGGATTTTGAACTGTAGCTTGCATTACAACTCCTCCTAGAGCTAGTCCTATCCCTGCAACTACTCCAAGTAAAACTCTAGGTAATCTTATCTGCCATACAATATCAACAAATGTACCATTAAAGCTATCCCCTCCTACATTAAATACTTTATTTAGAATAACCTTATATACATCAATTGCTGGTATTTTTACTGATCCAATGGCCACTGCAAGAACTATTGATACTGCTAAAAGTATAGAAAGTCCTATTACAATCATTACATTGCTTATTCTCACTGGTTTTAATTCACTATTATGTTTAATTTTTTTTAAAGAACTATCCATATCTTATTTAAATAATTCAGGATATAATTCTTTTGAATAATGCTCTACTGCATCAACTGTTCTTACTCCTCCAGCCCATGTTTCTGCTAAACCAGTGATAACTATTTGTTTGTTTTTAACAGCATTTACATTAGCCAAAGCCTTGTTTTCAGTAAGTATTTTAGCAACATCTTTATCATTTGCTTTCTTACCGTCTCCAAAATGTACAAGTATAATAGCATCAGGATTAGAAGATACTATATTTTCTAAGCTCATAGAACCTGACTTTTCTGCCAAATTTTCTCCACCTGCTTTTAATACCATATCTCCAACTAAATCATTTTTTCCATATACTCTAAATGAATCTTTATTTTCACTTTCAAGAATTAATACTTTTTTCTTTTTATTAAGTTTAGAAGTCTTTTCTTCTATTTTACTTAATCTATCTTTTAAATCCTTAACATACTTATCAGTTTTATCTTTTGCCTTAAAAATAGTACCTAAATCATCAATATCTTTAAAAGTATTTTCTACTGTAAAATTTCCTACTGTTTGTACTGTATTACGTTGAACAAAAGTATTAACTTTTCTTTCGTTCCATTCTTTTATATCTCCTAAAGTCTTATCTGCAAATACACTTTTCCATCCCAAAATTAAATCTGGTTGTTTTGATAATACCTGTTCCTTAGTTGGATATTTCTCTGATAGTACAGGAACTTTTTTATATTTATCTTTCAATCTATCTAATATAGGGTTATCAAGATAACAAGTTCCTACTAAATGCTTTTCTAAACCTAAATCTAACATTAATTCTGTAGTGGTTTGATTTGTACTTATTACTTTTTCTGGTACTTTATCAAAAGTTACCTTAATTTTTTCTCCAGCATAATTATAATTAGTTACTGTAACTGGATAATAAGATTGTTTGTCCCCTTTTTGTGATGAAGTTTCAACCTTATCTTTGTTCTGGTTGTCTTTTGCTGTATTATTTTGAGAGCATGCACTTAAAGAAATCACCATAGATGCAGTAATTGCTCCTAATATTAATTTTTTGTATAATTTTCTTATTCCTTTTCCCTTCATAACTTACTTCCTCTTTTCTAAAATTTTTTTAATATTCACTATAAACATAGTTCTCGACTTCGGAGGTAGTTTTTACTCCCACTGAAGCTTATTAACAGAATTCTTAGGAGTTCTACTCTTTAGAAATCGTTATCCTTTATGAGAAAATGGTTATCCAAATACTAGTCGCTCTTTACTTCCACTTTGAAAAAGATGAGAGTCCAAATCTTCCATTTGGTACAAATCCCTTTCACAGAGATGGTAATATTAGAGCTGTTATAGTCATCGAATAAATTATATGAAAACACAAATAAAAAACTCCCTAACTACAAATAGCTAAAGAGTCACAAATTATACAAATAATCCATAACCAACCCCTCCTATACTCGTAGAATTGTGGTAAAGAAATAGGCAGGTCTTCTGGCTCAAGTATCATAATTTTCTTCTGCCTTCCCATTTTTACAACAGTGACTTAATTAAAGAAAACTCCTCTTTTACAGCGGCGGTACCGCGTGGGACTTACACCCAACTTCCCTTTTAATTAATAAATAGATTTCTAAGCTTTAGAGGGAGTTTTTACTCCCTCTAAAGCTTAGAAATCATTATCCAAAGACGTAGCCGCTCTTTACTTCCACTTTGAAGAAGATGGGAGTATTAGAGCGGGTAGTCATCGGATAAAATATTATTAAACCTATTTCTACATTTTTATAATTTTCTATAAATTTTTACAAGTTATTTTAGCATAAACATAATTTTATATCAATATATTAATTTAAAATTATACTCCACAATCATTTCTATCATCATCTACTGCTATATCACAGCTTATATACATGGTAAACCAACTTCATCACTACGCTTTAATCTATATCAATTACTTATTTTCCTCATAATTTAAACATTATTTTCCCTAAAAACTGTTTTTATTTCATTGTGTTTACTCCAAATTTGAATTTTCTTCGTGGAAAACTATTTATTTCTTAGTTATAGAAAGCTAAGTACTGCTAAAATGCTGAAAAAAGAGATAATAATGGTAATTATATGTAACAATAAGTTGAAAATTTAGGAAATATATTGTAATATATTAAAGTATCATTATTTAAGTAAGGAAGTGGAATCATTGTTTAAAAAAAGAAGTAAAGCATTTTTTATAGGCCTCATTATAGCTACTATATACTTAATTTATATAATATCATACTTTTATGGTATACTAGGTGACGGTAATACAGCAGAACAAATAGGTAGTGGACTAGCTACTGCACTAGTAACACCACATATAGTAATTTTAGCTATTGGTGTTATGTTTGGATGGTTAGCATTTGGATTAAGTAGTTCAGGATTTGCTTTAACTGCATCTATATTATACACTGTTGCAGGAGTTATGTTTATTCCTTATATATTCTTTGTTATTCCAAGCATTAT
Above is a window of Clostridium sporogenes DNA encoding:
- a CDS encoding iron ABC transporter permease — encoded protein: MIVIGLSILLAVSIVLAVAIGSVKIPAIDVYKVILNKVFNVGGDSFNGTFVDIVWQIRLPRVLLGVVAGIGLALGGVVMQATVQNPLADPYIFGISSGATFGVTFFILLGQNILIGPFKNLGLAFWGFIGALIASIMVFRLSSVGGRMTPIKLVLSGMVVHLICSAFSSLMIYLTNDNNAVRSIAEWTMGSLTGAKWNNLLLPTIIVIFLAILFICQSRIMNIMLLGDEAATTLGIDLNKYRKLYMIIVAVLTGTLVSSCGIIGFIGLVIPHITRSLIGSNHKENLPVAMLIGGIFLVWADVISRIILKNMEMPIGIITSAIGAPFFMYIIIKRAYSFGEE
- a CDS encoding ABC transporter substrate-binding protein; the encoded protein is MKGKGIRKLYKKLILGAITASMVISLSACSQNNTAKDNQNKDKVETSSQKGDKQSYYPVTVTNYNYAGEKIKVTFDKVPEKVISTNQTTTELMLDLGLEKHLVGTCYLDNPILDRLKDKYKKVPVLSEKYPTKEQVLSKQPDLILGWKSVFADKTLGDIKEWNERKVNTFVQRNTVQTVGNFTVENTFKDIDDLGTIFKAKDKTDKYVKDLKDRLSKIEEKTSKLNKKKKVLILESENKDSFRVYGKNDLVGDMVLKAGGENLAEKSGSMSLENIVSSNPDAIILVHFGDGKKANDKDVAKILTENKALANVNAVKNKQIVITGLAETWAGGVRTVDAVEHYSKELYPELFK
- a CDS encoding benzylsuccinate synthase, whose amino-acid sequence is MFKKRSKAFFIGLIIATIYLIYIISYFYGILGDGNTAEQIGSGLATALVTPHIVILAIGVMFGWLAFGLSSSGFALTASILYTVAGVMFIPYIFFVIPSIILGFVGYANQKNINNKAKAKRRVKVHKKPNVNNKTNLKA